One part of the Vitis riparia cultivar Riparia Gloire de Montpellier isolate 1030 chromosome 6, EGFV_Vit.rip_1.0, whole genome shotgun sequence genome encodes these proteins:
- the LOC117916513 gene encoding ran-binding protein 1 homolog b: protein MASSDPERREDEDAAAAAEDEDTGAQVAPIVKLEEVAVTTGEEDEDAILDLKAKLYRFDKDGNQWKERGAGSVKLLKHKESGKVRLVMRQSKTLKICANHLVLPTMSVQEHAGNDKSCVWHATDFADGELKDELFCIRFASVENCKSFMEKVQEVAESQQKKEENKDASAAAGLLEKLSVEEKETEDKAEEEKPVAAKEEKETESEQGKTDAEKKVEEPSSST, encoded by the exons ATGGCGAGCAGCGATCCGGAACGCAGAGAAGATGAAGatgccgccgccgccgccgaGGACGAAGACACCGGGGCACAGGTCGCTCCGATCGTTAAGCTCGAAGAGGTTGCCGTCACCACCGGCGAGGAGGATGAAGACGCCATTCTCGATCT GAAAGCGAAGCTTTACAGATTCGACAAGGATGGGAATCAATGGAAGGAGAGAGGTGCTGGTAGTGTGAAGCTTTTGAAGCACAAAGAATCTGGCAAGGTCAGGCTCGTTATGCGACAATCGAAGACTCTCAAGATCTGTGCGAATCATCTAG TTCTACCGACTATGTCAGTTCAGGAGCATGCTGGTAACGATAAGTCCTGTGTCTGGCATGCCactgattttgctgatggagaaTTGAAGGATGAGCTTTTCTGTATAAGATTTGCATCAG TTGAAAATTGCAAAAGCTTCATGGAAAAGGTTCAAGAGGTTGCTGAATCCCAACagaagaaagaggaaaacaaaGATGCATCTGCAGCTGCTGGGCTTCTTGAGAAGTTGAGTGTCGAAGAAAAGGAAACTGAGGACAAAGCGGAAGAAGAAAAGCCTGTTGCAGCCAAGGAGGAGAAGGAAACTGAAAGTGAGCAAGGAAAGACAGATGCTGAAAAGAAAGTGGAGGAACCTTCTTCCTCAACTTAA
- the LOC117916740 gene encoding ERBB-3 BINDING PROTEIN 1-like codes for MSDDEREERELDLTSPEVVTKYKTAAEIVNKALQVVLSECKPKAKIVDVCEKGDAFIREQTGNVYKNVKKKIERGVAFPTCISVNNTVCHFSPLSSDETLLEAGDILKIDMGCHIDGFIAVVAHTHVLQDGPVTGRAADVIAAANTAAEVALRLLRPGRKNKEVTDAIQKVAAAYDCKIVEGVLSHQLKQFVIDGNKVVLSVPSGETRVDDAEFEENEVYAVDIVISSGDGKPRLLDERQTTIYKRAVDKNYHLKMKSSRFIFSEINQKFPIMPFTARALEEKRARLGLVECVNHDLLQPYPVLHEKPGDFVAHIKFTVLLMPNGSDRITSHPLQELRPTKTIDNDPEIKAWLALGTKTKKKGGGKKKKGKKGDKTENSGEAEPMDAASQE; via the exons ATGTCGGACGATGAACGAGAAGAGAGAGAGTTGGATCTCACCTCGCCTGAGGTTGTTACCAAGTATAAAACCGCTGCTGAAATTGTCAACA agGCCTTGCAGGTGGTGCTGTCGGAATGCAAACCGAAAGCCAAGATTGTAGACGTATGCGAAAAGGGCGATGCATTCATCAGAGA GCAAACTGGGAATGTATACAAAAATGTCAAGAAGAAGATCGAGAGGGGTGTTGCATTTCCGACTTGCATTTCAGTAAACAACACTGTTTGTCACTTCTCACCACTGTCAAGTGATGAGACATTGTTGGAAGCAGGTGATATATTAAAGAT CGATATGGGATGTCACATAGATGGGTTTATTGCAGTAGTAGCCCATACTCATGTTCTCCAAGATGGGCCAGTGACAGGTAGAGCAGCTGATGTTATTGCAGCAGCAAACACTGCTGCTGAAGTTGCATTGAGACTTCTGAGGCCTGGAAGGAAG AACAAGGAAGTAACAGATGCTATTCAGAAGGTGGCTGCTGCCTATGACTGCAAGATTGTTGAAGGTGTTCTCAGTCACCAACTAAAACAGTTTGTGATTGATGGGAACAAGGTTGTATTGAGTGTGCCCAGTGGTGAAACCCGAGTTGATGATGCAGAATTTGAAGAGAATGAAGTTTATGCAGTTGATATAGTCATCAGCTCTGGTGATGGAAAA CCTAGGCTGTTGGATGAGCGGCAAACAACCATATATAAAAGAGCAGTGGACAAAAATTATCACTTGAAAATGAAGTCGTCAAGGTTTATCTTCAgtgaaataaatcaaaagttCCCCATCATGCCATTTACAGCCAG GGCTTTGGAAGAGAAGAGGGCTCGTCTGGGTCTAGTGGAATGTGTGAACCATGATCTTTTGCAGCCATACCCTGTTCTCCATGAGAAGCCTG GTGATTTTGTTGCCCATATTAAATTCACAGTTCTGTTAATGCCAAATGGGTCGGACAGGATCACATCCCATCCTTTGCAGGAGCTGCGGCCCACCAAGACAATAGACAATGACCCTGAAATCAAGGCTTGGTTGGCACTTGGGACAAAGACAAAGAAGAAAGGTGgtgggaaaaagaagaaag GTAAGAAAGGTGACAAAACAGAGAATTCAGGCGAAGCCGAACCCATGGATGCAGCATCTCAAGAATGA
- the LOC117916534 gene encoding clathrin heavy chain 2 produces the protein MAAANAPISMKEALTLSSIGISPQFMTFTHVTMESDKYICVRETAPQNSVVIIDMSMPMQPLRRPITADSALMNPNSRILALKAQLPGTTQDHLQIFNIEMKAKMKSYQMPEQVVFWKWITPKMLGLVTQTSVFHWSIEGDSEPVKMFERTANLVNNQIINYRCDPSEKWLVLIGIAPGSPERPQLVKGNMQLFSVDQQRSQALEAHAASFASFKVLGNENPSTLICFASKTTNAGQITSKLHVIELGAQPGKPGFTKKQADLFFPPDFADDFPVSMQVSQKYGLIYVITKLGLLFVYDLETATAVYRNRISPDPIFLTAEASSIGGFYAINRRGQVLLATVNEATIVPFVSGQLNNLELAVNLAKRGNLPGAENLVVQRFQELFAQTKYKEAAELAAESPQGLLRTPDTVAKFQSVPVQAGQTPPLLQYFGTLLTRGKLNAFESLELSRLVVNQNKKNLLENWLAEDKLECSEELGDLVKTVDNDLALKIYIKARATPKVVAAFAERREFDKILIYSKQVGYTPDYLFLLQTILRSDPQGAVNFALMMSQMEGGCPVDYNTITDLFLQRNLIREATAFLLDVLKPNLPEHGFLQTKVLEINLVTFPNVADAILANGMFSHYDRPRIAQLCEKAGLYVRALQHYTELPDIKRVIVNTHAIEPQALVEFFGTLSREWALECMKDLLLVNLRANLQIIVQTAKEYSEQLGVEACIKLFEQFKSYEGLYFFLGSYLSSSEDPAIHFKYIEAAAKTGQIKEVERVTRESNFYDAEKTKNFLMETKLPDARPLINVCDRFGFVPDLTHYLYTNNMLRYIEGYVQKVNPGNAPLVVGQLLDDECPEDFIKGLILSVRSLLPVEPLVEECEKRNRLRLLTQFLEHLVSEGSQDVHVHNALGKIIIDSNNNPEHFLTTNPYYDSRVVGKYCEKRDPTLAVVAYRRGQCDDELINVTNKNSLFKLQARYVVERMDADLWEKVLSPDNEYRRQLIDQVVSTALPESKSPEQVSAAVKAFMTADLPHELIELLEKIVLQNSAFSGNFNLQNLLILTAIKADPSRVMDYINRLDNFDGPAVGDVAVEAQLYEEAFAIFKKFNLNVQAVNVLLDNIQSIERAVEFAFRVEEDAVWSQVAKAQLKEGLVSDAIESFIRADDATQFLDVIRAAENANVYHDLVRYLLMVRQKTKEPKVDSELIYAYAKIDRLGDIEEFILMPNVANLQNVGDRLYDEALYEAAKIIFAFISNWAKLACTLVKLRQFQGAVDAARKANSSKTWKEVCFACVDAEEFRLAQICGLNIIIQVDDLEEVSDYYQNRGCFNELISLMESGLGLERAHMGIFTELGVLYARYRPEKLMEHIKLFSTRLNIPKLIRACDEQQHWKELTYLYIQYDEFDNAATTIMNHSPEAWDHMQFKDVAVKVANVELYYKAVHFYLQEHPDLINDLLNVLALRVDHTRVVDIMRKAGHLHLVKPYMVAVQSTNVAAVNEALNGIYVEEEDYDRLRESIDMHDNFDQIGLAQKVEKHELLEMRRIAAYIYKKAGRWKQSIALSKKDNLYKDAMETCSQSGDRELAEELLVYFIEQKKKECFASCLFVCYDLIRPDVVLELAWMNNMIDFAFPYLLQFIREYTGKVDDLVKDRIEALKETKAKEEEEKDVVKQQNMYAQLLPLALPAPPMPGMGGAGMGGGFAAPPPMGGMGMPPMPPFGMPPMGSY, from the exons ATGGCGGCCGCAAATGCTCCAATCAGCATGAAGGAGGCCTTGACG TTGTCTAGTATCGGAATTAGTCCGCAATTCATGACATTTACGCATGTGACCATGGAGTCGGATAAGTATATTTGTGTTAGGGAGACGGCGCCGCAGAACAGTGTTGTTATCATCGACATGAGTATGCCTATGCAGCCTTTGCGGAGGCCTATCACTGCAGATTCGGCTTTGATGAACCCCAATTCCAGAATTCTTGCTCTCAAAG CTCAACTCCCTGGAACTACTCAGGATCATTTACAAATATTCAACATTGAAATGAAAGCAAAGATGAAATCATATCAGATGCCTGAGCAG GTTGTCTTTTGGAAGTGGATTACCCCTAAGATGCTGGGCCTGGTTACACAAACATCAGTATTTCATTGGTCCATTGAAG GTGATTCTGAGCCTGTGAAGATGTTTGAGCGAACTGCAAATCTggtaaataatcaaataatcaaCTATCGTTGCGATCCTTCTGAAAAGTGGTTGGTTTTGATTGGGATTGCACCTGGTTCACCTGAG AGGCCACAACTCGTCAAAGGGAATATGCAGCTTTTCTCAGTGGATCAGCAACGTAGTCAGGCCCTTGAAGCACATGCTGCATCATTTGCCTCGTTTAAA GTATTGGGGAATGAGAATCCCTCAACGCTAATATGTTTTGCCTCAAAGACCACCAATGCTGGACAAATTACATCAAAGCTACATGTTATTGAACTTGGGGCCCAGCCAG GCAAACCTGGATTCACTAAGAAACAAGCAGATCTGTTCTTTCCTCCGGATTTTGCAGATGACTTTCCTGTGTCAATGCAG GTATCCCAAAAGTATGGTTTGATATATGTGATAACAAAGCTTGGACTTCTATTCGTGTATGACCTAGAGACGGCTACTGCAGTTTACAGAAACCGAATTAGTCCAGACCCGATATTTTTGACAGCAGAAGCTTCCTCAATTGGAGGTTTTTATGCCATTAATAGGCGAGGGCAGGTTTTGCTTGCTACTGTAAATGAAGCAACAATTGTGCCTTTTGTTAGTGGCCAG TTGAATAACTTGGAGCTTGCCGTTAATCTTGCCAAAAGAGGAAACCTTCCTGGTGCAGAAAACCTG GTTGTCCAGCGGTTCCAAGAACTGTTTGCTCAGACAAAGTATAAGGAAGCTGCGGAGCTTGCTGCAGAATCTCCACAGGGACTCCTGCGTACTCCTGATACTGTTGCTAAATTTCAG AGTGTCCCTGTGCAAGCTGGACAGACACCACCTCTGTTGCAGTACTTTGGTACTCTGTTAACCAGAGGAAAACTCAATGCTTTCGAATCACTGGAATTGTCACGCCTTGTTGTAAATCAGAATAAAAAGAATCTCTTAGAGAATTGGTTGGCAGAGGACAAGCTTGAATGCAGTGAGGAGCTTGGAGATCTTGTTAAG ACGGTGGATAATGACCTTGCACtgaaaatatatatcaaagcTAGGGCCACTCCAAAAGTTGTTGCAGCATTTGCTGAGAGGAGGGAGTTCGATAAAATTCTAATATACTCCAAGcag GTTGGATATACGCCTGATTATTTGTTCCTACTCCAAACAATTTTGCGGTCAGATCCCCAG GGGGCAGTTAATTTTGCTTTAATGATGTCTCAAATGGAAGGAGGTTGCCCGGTTGATTACAATACAATAACAGATCTATTCCTTCAG AGGAATCTGATTCGTGAAGCAACAGCCTTTTTGTTGGACGTACTGAAGCCAAATTTACCTGAGCATGGGTTCCTTCAAACTAAG GTTTTGGAAATCAATCTGGTTACATTTCCAAATGTCGCagatgctatattagctaatgGTATGTTTAGTCACTATGATCGCCCACGTATTGCACAGCTCTGTGAAAAAGCTGGTCTTTATGTGCGAGCCCTTCAG CATTATACTGAATTGCCTGATATCAAACGTGTCATTGTGAACACACATGCCATTGAGCCACAG GCTCTTGTTGAGTTCTTTGGAACTCTTTCAAGAGAATGGGCTCTTGAGTGTATGAAAGACCTTCTACTTGTCAATCTTCGTGCCAATCTTCAGATAATTGTGCAG ACTGCCAAGGAGTATTCTGAACAGTTGGGTGTTGAGGCATGTATAAAACTGTTTGAGCAGTTCAAGTCTTATGAAGGATTATACTTTTTCTTGGGGTCATATTTGAGCTCCAg TGAGGACCCTGCTATCCACTTCAAATACATTGAGGCAGCTGCTAAAACTGGACAAATTAAGGAGGTCGAACGTGTGACTCGGGAATCAAACTTTTATGATGCCGAGAAGACAAAGAATTTTCTGATGGAAACCAAGCTTCCTGATGCACGCCCACTGATTAATGTCTGTGATCGTTTTGGTTTTGTTCCAGATCTCACCCATTACTTATATACTAATAATATGCTCCGGTATATTGAAGGTTATGTTCAAAAG GTAAATCCGGGAAATGCTCCTCTAGTTGTTGGGCAACTTCTAGATGATGAATGCCCTGAAGATTTCATTAAAGGTCTCATTCTTTCAGTTCGGTCTCTTCTTCCTGTTGAGCCCCTCGTGGAGGAATGTGAGAAAAG AAATCGTCTCCGTTTACTCACTCAGTTCTTGGAGCATCTTGTGAGTGAGGGTAGCCAGGATGTGCATGTTCATAATGCTCTGGGTAAAATCATCATAGACAGCAACAACAATCCAGAACATTTTCTCACTACTAACCCATATTATGATTCACGTGTTGTGGGAAAATATTGTGAGAAAAGGGATCCCACTCTTGCAGTTGTTGCTTACCGCAGAGGACAGTGTGATGATGAACTTATCAATGTTACAAATAAAAACTCTTTGTTCAAACTGCAGGCCAG atATGTGGTGGAAAGGATGGATGCTGACCTCTGGGAGAAAGTTCTTAGTCCCGATAACGAGTATAGAAGGCAACTAATTGATCAAGTTGTATCTACTGCTTTGCCTGAAAGCAAGAGTCCAGAGCAAGTTTCAGCAGCTGTTAAAGCTTTTATGACTGCTGATCTTCCGCATGAGCTTATTGAGCTTCTTGAGAAGATTGTGCTTCAGAATTCTGCATTTAGTGGaaactttaatcttcaaaaTCTGCTTATCCTTACAGCTATCAAGGCTGATCCATCACGAGTTATGGATTATATTAATAGACTAGACAACTTTGATGGACCTGCTGTTGGGGATGTGGCTGTTGAAGCACAATTGTATGAGGAAGCATTTGCCATTTTCAAAAAGTTCAACTTGAATGTTCAGGCTGTGAATGTTCTATTGGATAACATTCAGAGCATTGAACGAGCTGTAGAGTTTGCATTCCGTGTTGAAGAAGATGCTGTCTGGAGCCAGGTAGCTAAGGCCCAGCTAAAAGAGGGGCTAGTGAGTGATGCAATTGAATCCTTTATTCGTGCGGACGATGCCACCCAATTCTTAGATGTCATACGGGCTGCTGAGAATGCAAATGTATACCATGACTTGGTGAGGTATCTCCTGATGGTTAGGCAGAAAACCAAAGAGCCCAAGGTCGACAGTGAACTCATTTATGCATATGCTAAGATTGATAGGCTGGGTGACATTGAGGAGTTCATTCTTATGCCTAATGTTGCTAATCTCCAAAATGTTGGTGATCGCTTGTATGATGAAGCCTTATATGAGGCAGCAAAGATCATATTTGCATTTATTTCTAACTGGGCTAAACTGGCTTGTACGCTTGTGAAGCTAAGACAATTCCAAGGTGCAGTTGATGCAGCTCGGAAAGCCAACAGCTCAAAAACATGGAAGGAAGTTTGCTTTGCCTGTGTTGATGCTGAGGAATTTCGCTTGGCTCAGATATGTGGGCTCAACATCATCATACAG GTGGATGATTTGGAAGAAGTCAGTGACTATTACCAGAACAGGGGATGCTTTAATGAGCTCATATCTCTCATGGAGAGTGGATTGGGATTGGAACGTGCACATATGGGCATCTTTACTGAGTTGGGTGTCCTTTATGCCAGATATCGTCCTGAGAAGCTTATGGAGCACATTAAACTATTCTCAACCCGCCTAAACATTCCCAAACTCATACGAGCGTGTGATGAGCAGCAGCACTGGAAGGAGCTTACTTATCTGTATATTCAATATGATGAGTTTGACAATGCTGCAACCACCATAATGAACCACTCCCCAGAAGCATGGGATCACATGCAATTCAAAGATGTTGCAGTCAAAGTTGCAAATGTGGAGCTCTACTACAAGGCCGTGCACTTCTACCTGCAGGAACATCCTGATCTTATTAATGATCTCCTTAATGTGCTTGCTCTTCGTGTGGACCACACTCGGGTTGTTGACATAATGCGAAAG GCTGGTCACCTTCATCTTGTGAAGCCCTATATGGTTGCTGTTCAGAGTACTAATGTGGCTGCGGTAAATGAAGCATTAAATGGTATTTATGTAGAGGAGGAGGACTATGATAGACTTCGGGAATCAATAGATATGCATGATAACTTTGACCAGATAGGCCTTGCACAGAAG GTTGAGAAACATGAGCTTCTGGAGATGAGGCGTATTGCTGCTTATATTTATAAGAAAGCAGGTAGATGGAAACAATCCATTGCATTGTCAAAGAAAGATAACCTATACAAAGATGCGATGGAGACATGCTCTCAGTCTGGGGATCGTGAACTTGCAGAGGAGTTGCTTGTTTATTTCATTGAGCAG AAAAAGAAAGAGTGTTTTGCATCATGCCTCTTTGTCTGTTACGATTTAATTCGGCCAGACGTTGTCCTTGAGCTTGCATGGATGAACAATATGATCGACTTTGCCTTCCCATATCTCTTACAG tttatTCGTGAGTACACGGGCAAAGTAGATGACCTTGTCAAGGACAGAATTGAGGCTCTTAAAGAGACAAAAGCTaaagaggaggaggagaaggatGTTGTGAAACAACAG AATATGTATGCACAGTTACTGCCTCTTGCTTTGCCCGCTCCACCAATGCCAGGAATGGGTGGTGCAGGGATGGGCGGTGGTTTTGCTGCTCCACCACCAATGGGCGGGATGGGAATGCCTCCAATGCCACCTTTCGGCATGCCACCAATGGGCTCCTATTGA